One part of the Bacteroidia bacterium genome encodes these proteins:
- a CDS encoding AAA family ATPase produces the protein MNIKKRIAYLLKQLNEGLFEKEKVVGLAFLSAIAGESIFLLGPPGVAKSMAARRLKYAFKDAKSFEYLMGKFSTPDEVFGPVSISKLKDEDKYERLTENYLPGANIVFLDEIWKSSPPIQNSLLTVLNEKIYRNGDQVFKVNIRGLISASNELPLKGEGLEAIYDRFLIRLMVGGIEDEDLFNRMITMKGKMDEDSLIDQEMRITDAEYDAWEDDIDEVEVPDHILGLIHHVRRILAQRNVTADESRQIYVSDRRWRKITRLLRSSAFLNGRKKVMVMDCFLIQDCIWDREDEIKESYDLVLGCIASYGYRKLVNLTMLTEELDTLKEEIRSETQEVLIEQLEVKKVTKDDKGQEYYKVMDFWGESAVFIRTADFEKVKKEEKAFIPVFEEAARSFRPFQTAEIEFKSDLLIENKGKESPFDTEQTEVEKVISKEPSQAMIRIWDTQIKLLLDTCEKQLEALEKQKMEDEIHMDDHLFLSEEYSQHVFQGLDQTMHDLLDMKLEIEKTRHAYESMVKD, from the coding sequence TTGAACATAAAGAAGCGCATAGCCTACTTACTGAAGCAACTCAATGAAGGCCTCTTCGAAAAAGAGAAGGTCGTGGGACTGGCTTTCCTTTCTGCCATTGCGGGAGAAAGTATTTTTCTGCTGGGACCTCCGGGAGTAGCAAAAAGTATGGCAGCAAGGAGATTGAAATACGCATTCAAGGATGCGAAATCTTTTGAATACCTGATGGGGAAATTCAGTACGCCTGATGAAGTATTTGGTCCGGTTTCCATCAGCAAGCTCAAGGACGAAGATAAATATGAACGCCTCACAGAAAATTACCTACCAGGCGCCAACATCGTCTTTCTGGATGAAATCTGGAAATCTAGTCCTCCCATCCAAAACTCTTTGCTTACGGTTCTCAATGAAAAGATTTACCGAAATGGGGATCAGGTATTCAAAGTAAACATCCGTGGTTTGATTTCAGCTTCCAATGAACTTCCATTGAAAGGAGAAGGACTCGAGGCAATTTATGACCGTTTTCTGATCCGGCTGATGGTAGGGGGAATTGAAGATGAAGATTTATTCAACCGCATGATCACCATGAAGGGGAAGATGGATGAAGATTCTCTGATTGATCAGGAGATGCGAATCACAGACGCGGAGTACGATGCCTGGGAAGATGATATCGATGAGGTTGAAGTGCCCGATCATATTTTGGGCTTGATCCATCATGTCAGGCGGATACTCGCTCAGAGGAATGTGACGGCTGATGAAAGCAGACAAATTTATGTGTCGGATCGGAGGTGGAGAAAAATCACCCGTTTGCTTCGAAGTTCTGCTTTCCTGAATGGGCGGAAAAAAGTCATGGTTATGGACTGCTTTCTTATTCAGGATTGCATTTGGGATAGAGAAGATGAAATCAAAGAATCTTATGATCTGGTCCTGGGATGTATTGCAAGTTATGGATATCGGAAACTGGTCAATCTGACTATGTTGACTGAAGAGCTGGATACTTTGAAAGAAGAGATTCGTAGCGAAACCCAGGAAGTACTGATTGAGCAGCTAGAGGTCAAAAAAGTTACCAAAGACGATAAAGGCCAGGAGTATTACAAAGTCATGGATTTCTGGGGAGAAAGTGCCGTTTTTATTCGGACGGCAGATTTTGAAAAAGTAAAGAAAGAAGAGAAAGCCTTTATTCCCGTTTTTGAAGAGGCTGCCAGAAGTTTCCGTCCTTTTCAAACAGCCGAGATAGAATTTAAATCGGATTTGCTGATTGAGAATAAAGGCAAGGAATCCCCTTTCGATACAGAGCAAACCGAAGTCGAGAAAGTCATTTCGAAAGAACCCAGTCAGGCCATGATCCGGATTTGGGATACCCAGATAAAACTTTTGTTGGACACCTGTGAAAAGCAGCTGGAAGCTTTGGAGAAGCAAAAGATGGAAGATGAGATACATATGGATGATCATCTCTTTCTCTCAGAAGAGTACAGTCAACATGTTTTTCAGGGCCTGGACCAAACCATGCATGACTTACTGGATATGAAATTGGAGATAGAAAAGACTCGACATGCCTACGAATCGATGGTTAAGGATTGA
- the lpxK gene encoding tetraacyldisaccharide 4'-kinase, whose translation MRVPTFLSILLLPFSLLYGAILAIRNFCYEQHIFKIYNAPVPVISVGNISMGGTGKTPMAEFLLRKMEERGIKAAYLSRGYGRKTKGYLRVDPHSGNADDYGDEAFQVAHKFPKFPVAVSENREKGIRELLKEEVELIILDDAFQHRKVARDLDLLLIDANRLPVEDWVVPAGTLRESIKGLKRADLLLVNKIKHDSQIENITPKLSRWQKKVAFMQVEQKEIKAFDPSQDFTEMNLKEEKEVVLFSGIGNPDFFEAQIQAAGWKLKKHIKFGDHYDFKGKDIDRLLKEKGANSIFLCTEKDFYRLLNKSFSERLSGEAFYYIPIQLKFLQGEEFLLEKLEGLNLKTHRDNSTQN comes from the coding sequence GTGCGAGTACCTACTTTCCTTTCCATTTTACTCCTCCCCTTCTCTCTCCTATATGGGGCGATACTCGCAATCCGCAATTTTTGCTACGAGCAGCATATCTTCAAAATTTATAATGCCCCTGTCCCTGTAATTTCTGTGGGAAATATTTCCATGGGAGGAACCGGCAAAACTCCTATGGCCGAATTTCTACTAAGGAAGATGGAGGAAAGAGGAATCAAAGCTGCTTACCTGAGTCGGGGTTATGGGAGAAAAACCAAAGGCTATCTTCGGGTAGACCCTCATTCTGGAAATGCAGATGACTATGGAGATGAAGCTTTTCAGGTGGCTCATAAGTTTCCCAAATTTCCCGTGGCGGTTTCAGAAAATAGAGAAAAAGGCATTCGGGAATTATTGAAGGAAGAGGTCGAACTCATCATTTTGGATGATGCCTTTCAGCATAGAAAAGTAGCTCGCGATCTGGACCTGCTTTTGATAGACGCAAACCGATTGCCTGTTGAAGATTGGGTAGTTCCGGCAGGGACGTTAAGAGAAAGTATCAAGGGCCTAAAGCGGGCGGATTTATTGCTGGTCAATAAGATTAAACATGATTCGCAAATTGAGAACATTACTCCAAAACTATCTCGCTGGCAAAAGAAAGTAGCTTTTATGCAAGTGGAGCAAAAGGAAATCAAAGCTTTTGATCCATCTCAAGACTTCACAGAAATGAATTTGAAGGAGGAGAAAGAAGTAGTTCTTTTTTCAGGAATCGGGAATCCAGACTTTTTCGAAGCCCAAATTCAAGCCGCTGGATGGAAGCTGAAAAAGCATATCAAATTTGGGGATCATTATGATTTCAAGGGAAAAGATATCGATCGCCTATTGAAGGAGAAGGGAGCAAATAGCATCTTCCTTTGCACCGAAAAGGATTTCTACCGCTTGCTCAACAAAAGCTTTTCGGAGAGACTAAGCGGAGAGGCTTTCTACTACATTCCCATTCAGCTCAAGTTTTTACAGGGAGAGGAATTTTTGCTAGAAAAGCTGGAGGGACTTAACTTGAAAACACACAGAGACAACTCAACACAAAATTAG
- a CDS encoding Rab family GTPase — translation MDSTNWISKKIALLGYHAVGKTSLISQFVEQKFPESYLSTIGLKVDKKTVELGDHRLELIIWDIAGQENMAHIPQYYLNGCGGFIYVIDVSRPSTYEDLKTKLHMIQSMVPGAEMVIAANKKDLLSASELEEVLASCEIRPDISTSAKENDNVEDLFNMLASKLLAAHES, via the coding sequence ATGGATTCAACCAATTGGATAAGTAAGAAGATCGCTCTTCTGGGCTATCATGCAGTAGGAAAAACCTCTTTGATCAGTCAGTTTGTAGAACAAAAATTCCCTGAAAGTTATTTGTCAACTATCGGTTTGAAAGTCGATAAGAAGACCGTAGAATTGGGAGATCACAGACTGGAGTTGATCATTTGGGATATTGCGGGACAGGAAAATATGGCGCATATCCCACAGTATTACCTCAATGGATGTGGAGGTTTTATTTACGTCATTGATGTGAGCAGGCCCTCAACTTATGAGGATTTGAAGACCAAATTGCACATGATCCAGAGCATGGTCCCCGGAGCTGAAATGGTGATTGCTGCAAATAAAAAAGACCTCCTTTCAGCAAGCGAACTGGAAGAGGTGCTGGCCTCCTGCGAAATCAGACCAGACATAAGTACCAGTGCCAAAGAGAATGATAATGTGGAAGACTTGTTTAATATGCTTGCCAGCAAATTATTAGCTGCCCATGAATCTTGA
- the htpG gene encoding molecular chaperone HtpG — MEKGNISVSTENIFPIIKQSLYSEQEIFLRELVSNAVDATQKLKYLSSKGEFTGEEGDLTIRIKIDSEAKTLHISDTGIGMTEEEVKKYLNVVAFSGAEEFLKKYKDADKQEDIIGRFGLGFYSAFMVADTVDVISLSFKEGSEAVKWTCDGTTSYSIDKGEKESRGTEIILHLSEDAQEYLEDEKIKGILNKYCKFLPVEISFNNEVINNPNPLWKNPPSELKDEDYQEFFKELYPFSEEPLFWIHLNVDYPFNLTGILYFPKIRQDIDPRKNNIQLYSRQVFITDEVNQIVPDYLMLLQGVIDSPDIPLNVSRSYLQGDANVKKISSYITRKVADKLNEIFKEDRGKFEEKWQDISVFVKYGMLTDDKFKEKASSFVLLENVHSNFYTLDDYREKIAKKQTDKDENVVYLYATDKASQDMYISAADSKDYDVLHMNGVLDSHFIGLLERDTEKSRWVRVDSDTLEKLIPKAEEEKEADEGSLLLSEEDEQKIKVVFEEAVEKPGMVVVMEKLSSDSLPVQITRPEFMRRMKEMAAVGGGGMTMMGEMPDNFNLVVNTQHPLVQAMVESRVRKDTARQLIDLALLSQHMLEGKDLTEFIHRSVDILAKKRVKKK; from the coding sequence ATGGAAAAAGGTAACATTTCAGTCAGTACGGAGAATATATTTCCTATCATCAAACAGTCGCTCTATTCAGAACAGGAAATTTTCTTGCGCGAACTGGTTTCTAATGCTGTCGATGCCACTCAAAAATTAAAATACCTTTCCTCAAAAGGAGAATTTACGGGAGAAGAGGGAGACCTCACCATTCGTATTAAGATTGACTCAGAAGCCAAGACCCTGCACATCAGCGATACCGGGATTGGTATGACAGAAGAAGAAGTAAAAAAATACCTGAACGTAGTCGCATTTTCCGGGGCAGAAGAATTCCTCAAAAAATATAAAGATGCCGACAAGCAGGAAGATATTATTGGGCGATTTGGCCTGGGCTTCTATTCCGCATTTATGGTAGCCGATACCGTAGATGTGATCAGCCTTTCTTTTAAAGAAGGGAGTGAGGCGGTCAAGTGGACCTGTGATGGGACGACTTCTTACAGCATTGACAAAGGAGAAAAAGAGAGTAGGGGAACCGAAATCATTCTTCATCTCTCTGAAGATGCTCAGGAGTATCTTGAAGATGAGAAGATCAAAGGCATCCTCAACAAGTATTGCAAATTCCTGCCGGTTGAGATCAGCTTCAATAATGAAGTAATCAACAATCCCAATCCTCTTTGGAAAAACCCCCCTTCTGAATTGAAGGATGAGGATTATCAGGAATTCTTCAAAGAGCTGTATCCTTTTTCTGAGGAACCCCTCTTTTGGATTCACCTCAATGTTGATTATCCCTTCAATCTGACCGGGATACTTTATTTCCCGAAAATTCGTCAGGACATCGATCCCAGGAAAAATAATATCCAACTGTATTCTCGTCAGGTATTCATTACGGATGAAGTAAATCAGATCGTACCGGATTATTTGATGTTGCTGCAGGGGGTGATTGACTCTCCAGACATCCCTCTTAATGTTTCTCGTAGCTACCTCCAGGGAGATGCTAATGTGAAAAAGATCAGTAGCTATATCACCCGTAAAGTTGCGGATAAGCTAAATGAGATTTTTAAAGAAGACAGAGGGAAATTCGAAGAAAAATGGCAAGACATTTCTGTATTTGTGAAATACGGAATGCTGACTGATGATAAATTCAAGGAGAAAGCGAGCAGCTTTGTTTTACTTGAAAATGTCCATAGCAATTTTTACACGCTTGATGACTATCGGGAGAAAATTGCCAAAAAGCAGACAGATAAAGATGAGAATGTCGTATATCTCTATGCTACTGATAAAGCGAGCCAGGATATGTACATCTCGGCAGCTGATAGCAAAGACTATGATGTCCTCCATATGAATGGCGTTTTGGACAGCCACTTTATCGGCCTCCTGGAAAGAGATACTGAAAAGTCTCGTTGGGTACGGGTAGATTCAGATACGCTTGAAAAACTCATCCCGAAAGCCGAGGAGGAGAAAGAAGCGGATGAGGGCTCTCTGCTTTTAAGTGAAGAAGACGAGCAAAAGATCAAAGTCGTCTTTGAAGAAGCGGTTGAAAAACCCGGTATGGTAGTCGTGATGGAAAAACTCAGTAGCGATTCTCTACCTGTTCAAATCACACGTCCTGAATTTATGAGACGGATGAAAGAAATGGCAGCTGTAGGTGGTGGCGGAATGACGATGATGGGAGAAATGCCGGATAATTTCAATCTGGTTGTAAATACCCAACATCCCCTGGTTCAGGCTATGGTTGAAAGTCGTGTTCGTAAAGACACCGCTCGTCAATTGATCGACCTCGCTTTACTTTCTCAGCATATGCTGGAAGGAAAGGATTTGACAGAATTTATTCACCGCAGCGTGGATATTCTGGCGAAAAAGCGTGTGAAGAAGAAATAA
- a CDS encoding TlpA disulfide reductase family protein, whose amino-acid sequence MSIESHIAPEWAIESLDGSEVPSLASFRGKFVLILIFSRGCPGCMGRAIPFSLELQKNYPELQTIAIHSRFEGPEYSNHQIEEVKLYFKLPYPLYKDQGKETYERYRAEGTPHWILLDKEGRVIRSMWGSMANVQNRLQYAMAELFGE is encoded by the coding sequence ATGTCTATCGAATCTCATATAGCTCCTGAATGGGCCATCGAAAGTTTGGATGGATCGGAGGTTCCCAGTCTGGCATCTTTTCGGGGCAAATTTGTCTTAATCCTCATTTTTAGCAGAGGCTGCCCGGGCTGTATGGGAAGGGCTATTCCCTTTTCTCTGGAACTGCAAAAGAATTATCCCGAGCTTCAGACCATTGCTATACATAGTCGTTTCGAAGGTCCTGAATACTCGAATCATCAGATAGAGGAAGTAAAGCTTTACTTTAAGTTACCCTATCCCCTTTACAAAGATCAGGGCAAAGAAACCTATGAGCGATATCGAGCCGAAGGTACTCCTCACTGGATTCTACTTGATAAAGAAGGTCGAGTAATTCGATCAATGTGGGGTTCTATGGCCAATGTGCAAAACCGTTTGCAATATGCGATGGCAGAATTGTTTGGAGAGTAA